In Dysidea avara chromosome 6, odDysAvar1.4, whole genome shotgun sequence, the genomic stretch GGCCCCAAACAAAGTGGGGCCCAGGGAAATTTGCCCCAgtccaccccccccccccccccccccgtcagCGGCCCTGCTGGTAGATACTCCCAGCTACAAAATTACTAAAAAGCCAAGTCTtctttataattattgtaaaggCATATGATAGCTTAGCATAAAACCAAATACTAACATCAACAAAGGTAATATTTAGACCTATCATATTTAGctccaacataattatattataggTACATCAAAAATGTCTCAACAGTGCTACATATAGTAGTGAAATACTAAATAACTAGGATATTCTTTCAAATACAAGCAGAAACAATGTGGATCAACACAtttatggtactgctcaaattaATGAAATATCGTTTCATGAGAGTGCGAGCAATTAAGAAACTTGCTTATTAAAGGGTGCGGCACTGATTTTGCTCTTGTGTATTCATCCcgttttgtttgggatgaataatCGTAAGCAAAATGGATGCCATGTCCTTTACTTAGCAAGTGTTTTAATCGCTTGCACTTTTACAagatgacgttgcatttgagtggtatgTATATACTATACCAATATAAGCAATTAGACAGTTGTTCCAAAAAATAATACATTTCATTTAATAGGTTTTGTTATTGCACTTTTTTGTTGTTCCATTCCAAATTATCGACACCCAAAAAATCTGGTAAGGACATGTGATATTGGCTGCGAGCACAGCTTCAATAATGAAGCCATGCAGAATACACACTTATATGGCTGCCGTGTGGTGTTGGCTGACTTATACAACCAGTAAGAAATCGTAAGTAGAACAATAGAACTAGGGATCCGTCGATTTTGCCGACAAAaattttggcataatgggtgggtaaaagcaatgagcaaaatgctggcataataggtgggatttttgtgaagtggacataaaaattgcacaaaagatcgagatactctaatagaacagtcagacacgctaaaatatcgacaatgcatagctaattgttataggaacaacaagtgacaatcgagaaaCCCTAAtcaaacagtcacacatgttaagcaatattagctagttTCTTGCTTTACTtgttagaagtaattgctgatcgagatactctaatagaacagtcactttaaggcaaaactgtagctttgcaattggaaatattcaattaacaaagatcagtgctgagcaaaatttataattcttgaacaaaatatggagcataataggtgaaaaataaaagaattgctggaaagaaaaataggtggaaaaaaagaCTGGTCCCTAAATAGAACTGCAATTAAagcctatactgaaaatacTTCAGCTAACCTACACTCACTATGACAATGGATAATCAATTTTCCGCATAATCAGTTTTCTAGATATTTAAAAAAGGATACAGATTTGCAGTGAAATAACTTCCTTTCGTATAATAAACACGCCAATACACATTTAGTTGTACATCATGCTTATTTTCTACACAGCTTAATTACTAAGCCTTAcaatgctggtcactgtaaagtgctaataataataatcagtcTGATAATAATAATGTGAATCTGTAAGGCTGTAGCCTGGAAAATACTCCATTCACTGCAACATTTGCAAGGGAgaaagtacagtaggacctcgattaccaaacagtataagtgactgctctgttagagtattccGTCATTAGgtaaacattctattagagtaggtgtatgttctattagagtagttgaacagaactttgtatataaatgaaatgGGCTTTATTAATCTTTTACTTATCTAAACAATTTTATGATTTAACTAGCACACAGGTAttccatgctcaaagtgttcaaaggtccctcaccaacctaacttcaactccctttaactgttaatttcCCCCCCTTTTTAAGTAATCTAGTAAGTAAACTCagctttgtagctaatcactactacaatttagcttccggccactgacacaggatgtcagtggaccatcagtgtgctgtCATATGTCCCCattctatcataccaacatctgcaacttgtatgtatgcatgtatatgtacactgtaaagttcattattatcattattattccAATAATGCAGGTATACACCAGCATATCAAACAGTTGGTACTATATTCTACATAATACTACATTTATTGGTTACCAGCCTTAAGGACTTTGCAACACTGTAGATCAGCTTCTCAGTTGTATTCTCCATATGTCAAGCTCTTCCATGCATGGGCCATCCTTGTTGTCCTTTCAGAGTCAACATAAAGCTTTCTTGTGCGCGGACATCTTATCAAAAGTTGACTGAATATTCTGGGATGGTGATTGCCTTCATGGACGCAATACCAGACTCTCCTATTGCGATGTCTACCGAGATGTCCACTCCAGTCTAGCCGGTTATCAGATCGAAACAGCGTGCCCTTTTGAACTGCTTAGACCCCGTTGTTGCCTCAACATTTCAAATCCATGACAGTGGCTAACGTAACGGCATTTGTAGCACAGCAGTTCGTAGAGACAAAGTCCTAGGGAGTCGCAGACAGAGTAGGTactgtcatagattatataatctatggtaccgtatagcctaaatatttcgaggggcaaaacAGCCGCAAATAgagtaaattatctattctcggacaccatgtatactcggacactcgttctcATAAACTGCTGGACGGAATCCTACGAAAATTGGTGTGGACATACCTTGCATATAGCCCAACTATACCTCCAATTTTTGAGCCAAAactcttgtttgattgttgtgctagaccacatcaaagtcgttgctcaaaatcatatattctcggacaaaattcaagtatgagccttatccgcaattacgtcacaacaCGAAAATAACGCAAAAATGGCGATAAGTGTGGGGGCCAAGTGGGATACTTTGTATGGAAGGGATAATATTTCGAGATGTTCCACGTGAAGAAAGCACGAGAAAACTCTGGTGAGGCTTATTAGCTATCTTACTATATAGGGGCATGCATTTTCGTACTTCTCGAATAGTCCtacggtctgcttttggtttcCTTCCAATGGCTCTCTGTACAAaaggcccccacacttttcgccatttttgcaTCGTGACGTAgttgcggataaggctcattgtcAGACAGCGgtcagtaatcctacatcaaatactttaaagatttaccaccaacaccatctgttagggctattcattagctatcagcagagccatagtttatttctttctatctcatttgcaggaagctgtgatcggaaatgtgcgagcatatcaccacctctattctcggacaccaaCTATCAGCTGGTTCTCGCACACGGTTATATCAAAtcgtacaaaaattattgtggaTATACTTTATACATAGCCTATCTcaacctccaagtttgagctaaaaagcttttatggttagctaactagagCGGATTAAAGTTTCCACGAGAAAATTAGTATTCTCATTTTTCTCGGATAATAGCCAATACTTCCTACCCCAAATAGTTTAGTCACTtcctaccaccaccatctgatagagcggttcattggctatcagctgagcatagtttatttctttccatcaccATAATGGATAGTTATGATCGGAAATATGTGAGTATGTAATTacatctattctcggacacatcgtttctgtgctgtctgattgaatcttggctcaagctatttctggtgaattttttaaaactttttatTGACTTGAACTACTTTAAATAGCATGTAATGCCAGTGAACAACCTTTTTGCATCACCAGAAATAgcttgagccaagattcaatcagacagcacagaaacaatgtgtccgagaatagatgtAATTACATACTCACATATTTCCGATCATAACTATCCATTATggtgatggaaagaaataaactatggctctgctgatagccaatgaaccgctctatcagatggtggtggtaggaAGTGGCTAAACTATTTGGGGTAGGAAGTATTGGCTATTATCCGAGAAAAATGAGAATACTAATTTTCTCGTGGAAACTTTAATCCGCTCTATTTAGCTaaccataaaagctttttagctcaaacttggaggttgAGATAGGCTATGTATAAAGTATgtccacaataatttttgtacgaTTTGATATAACCGTGTGCGAGAACCAGCTGATAGttggtgtccgagaatagaggtggtgatatgctcgcacatttccgatcacagcttcctgcaaatgagatagaaagaaataactatggctctgctgatagctaatgaatagccctaacagatggtgttggtggtaaatctttaaagtatttgatgtaggattactgaccggtgtccgacaatacttgaattttgtccgagaatatatgattttgagcaacgactttgatgtggtctagcacaacaatcaaacaagagtTTTGGCTCAAAATTGGAGGTATAGTTGGGCTATATGCAAGGTATGTCCACACCAATTTTCGTAGGATTCCGTCCAGCAGTTTACgagaacgagtgtccgagtatacatggtgtccgagaataAATAATTTACTCTACTTCGAGGTTTGAAAAAttcgtggatttgcaaaaaataaggctaaaattttcgctgagAGCTCCCAAAACCGCGAAAATCCCCCTCCTctcgaaatatttagactaTACCATATATAGCTAATAGAATATTATCTATGGCTATGGCTATACGATATGACAGATTTTACGCGCTACTTAAAAATTATTATATACTTAAATTGTCGCGTGGGCCCCTTAGGAGCCAGCCGAGAAAATCCTCCGTTCTTGATTATCTATCAGCTACCGAGTCAGCTACGGCAAAAAAGAGGTTAGACTTGCATTTCACTCGCACTGTGTATTGTACCGATAGATTTTCAGTCCCGCGTTACTACGCACTGTCGTAAtgacaatataattattaacaaAACAACTCCAGTACCTCTAAATAGCCTACAATCACTGATATTAAGTCACACGTGTTTCACTACTCGACTGAGCACTTAATTAGAATCATCACACGTGATCCTTGCGGTTGATATCTTGACACTCCCAAAACGGCAAAGTTCTCAGTAGAATTTAGCCATCCTCTTAATTTCTGTCTTGCAGCCAATGTAGCTTGTCTGACCGGTCGTCTTGTTGCTGGGGacaaatcttccacctgtctGAGTCTCACCATTATTGTTATCACTATCTAGACCTGATTCGGCATTATTATCAATCACCACTGAATTACCTAGTCTTGCGATAATGTACCTGGATCTTCAGGGAATTCAATGGAGTAAAGTAACTCTCTGAAGCAATTTGCCCGGTTCAACCAATACCTTGGCTGCTTGAATTGCTTGATCTCTTCCTTTGAGCAACTCGGCTATCTTACCAATTTTCCACCTGCCTCAAGGTAAGTTGTCTTTTATCAATACCACATCCCCTATTTTGGGAATATTACTGGCTTGCCTTTTATGATGTTTCAATTGAGTTCATGCTTGCTCTCTAAGATTCATTGCAACAAGTACTCAGTTCTCCACAATCCCCAAAAATAGTTCAAGCGTCTTTGTCCATGTTTCCATACATTTAGGAGTTTGCTAGTTGTTGATCGCTCTGGAGTTTCTTCATGATCTGTATCCTGATTGCTACAGTTGTATCCTTGGATAATGTTGTTGGGGTTTATCAACAGAAGATCAGAAGGAGTGAGGGCATGATTTGATGTCATCGTCCATGTAAACTAATGGTCGTGAGTTGACCACGGCTTCCACTTCTGTCAGAACAGTGCTCAATTGTTTTTCAGTGAGGCAttttttcaactgtttttccAAGAGCTCGCTTGGTTAGTCTAACTAATCTTTCATAGAAGCCACCCATCCAAAGGGTTATTTCCACTATGAGTTTCCATTGAATGCCTTGTTTGGAGAGATAGTCACCAACCTCATCATTCATTGTCTTTTCCCGTTGAGCCTTGGTCAACACCCTTTTGGTTAGTTTAAATTGCTTTGCATTATCTGATAGTATTTGACGAGGAATACCTCGTCATGCCACAAACCGACGTAAGCATAGAATAAACTGGTCAGCTGACATATCATCAATGAGTTCTAGGTGTATGGCCCTTATCACCATGCGCATTCTTACAAGCATATTCAGCATTAGCCTGTCCAGGAGTGTGGTTATAGCATTTGATATAAAGTGGTGCAAAATAATCTAAACCCGTGTATTCAAAGGGTAGTGCCTCTGTTACTCTTTCTTTAGGCCAGGGATGCATCCTTGGAATCTTAAAGGCTCCCCCTTCAACCCACTGGCATATCATACATTGTTTTAACATCTTCTTTACCTGGGATAGGCCCTAAGGGATCCAATACTCCATTCTAGTCTGTGTTAGGGTCTGAGAAACTCCGGCATGAAACATTCTCTTATGCCAGTCTTTAATCACCAGGTTAGTAAAATACTTGTCCTTTGGTAATAGTTTGGGATATCTGGTTTCTGGATTTAAATTAGCATTGTCGTACCTTCCATGGTATCTCAATAAGTGATTATCATCAAGTTGTAAATTCAGTTGACAAGCTACTTTATTTTTCTTTCCTTCCGTTACATCTTTATATAATAACATCTGAGCAGTATTTGCTCTGAATATAGAGATCCTACAATCACTTAGCAACCTGAATCTCTTGGGCTGTCAAGGTACCATCAGCAACGTCTCTTCTCATGAGTTTACTCACAAAGTGTATGACCCATTAAGTTCAACAGATATTGTTTTCTCACATTCGATGTCAAGTTCTTGAATGCTAAGGTTTGTTTCAAGCATTCTCCATTCTGGCCACTGTTACTTATGTTGTAACCATTTTGGATGTCCACCAAATTGAGGATACAATTCTGAAGGAGATAGGCCTCTGGTGGCTATGTCAGCTGGATTGTCTTTGATTGGTACAAATTTAAAACATACGTCCTGATGTGCCTTTATTTCTTTCAATCAGTTAGTGATAAATACTGGCAATGACTTTGCTGTCTGCATCCAACGAAGTACACACTGAGAATCTGTCCACAGGACCTTCAAAGTCACGGGTAAATGGAGCTCTTTTTCTATGAACTGGAGTGCCCGTACACCAATTAGAACACCTAGTAGTTCGAGTCTAGGGATGGTGATCTGCTCTGGGGCTAGACGAGTTTTTGAGAAAATCGAATCTGTTTTGTAAGTGCCTACTGAAGAATGATACAAATAGACAGCAGAATAGACAGCAACGGTGTATGCTTTAATAGAGGCATTGCAAAAGCAAATCAATGTTAGGTCAGCAAAGTGTTCACTTTCGTTTGAAAATCCAAGGTATCTCTGTATAGAGTAGTTTGAGATAGTTTTCAAATCTTCTAGAATCTCTAACCATGTAGTCAATTTTCCAGCATCGAGCCTAGTATCCCATTCACAACCTAGCTTCCTTCCATAGCATCTTCATGAATAGTTTTGCCCTTAAAACAGTCGGTGAATAATACCCAAGCGGATCAAACACAGATCCAATAACTTGGAGAACCTCACGTTTTGTAGAAGTTCTCTTCCAAGTTGCCACGTGTAGGTCCAGGCACAACTAACAAGTCTTTCTCACAATCCCAAATAATGCCTAACACCTTACTTGTAAAAGTAGGAGCTCAGTCCTTTTctccaataaaattaataattctcTTGAGTTTGAACCCCACTATCCCAGTGCCTCTATGTACCAGCTTGTTGTAAGTGATACATAATAGTAGCATCTAGTAGGAATTAGTGAttagcgatatatcgaaaaaatatcgatttcgcgataattttgtcgatatcgttatcgtatcgattttcgatactgctttagtagatttcgatatttatcgaaaaggtaatattttgcaataattattgaaATATCGAAggtaaatctacagcatttagtgtgtgattgcgcaatcacgctagaaatgaaggttggttctgtactatctagccactttaaaaacttgtctaccagtttcctaggcttattattagttttatgcaatagtttgtgtatttcaagcatatttataagtatcggccgcccacgcaattacaccacccacacaattaaaattatcgaaaatcgtatagaaatttcgatatttaccccaatatcgtatcgataacatatcgaaataaaaatcctgatattgCACACCACTAGTAGGAATGGGCTTGGTATAATACCGAATGGTATTCTGCAAAATCGAAATACTTTGAGATTGCTATTGACCTCAGGATTATTGGGGTCCTTAAGCCAGATAAAACGAATGACATCTCTGTCTGGGACCTGTAAGCCCACATTTAAGAATACTTTTTCAACATCTGCAACTATGGCAGTAGATGACAATCTGAATCTTATAAGGAGCCCAAATAAGTTGGGTAAAATAACTGGGCCTCGATAGAGACATTCGTTTATACTTTTGTCTGTCTGTCTGGATTTCACAGAAGCATCGTACACTACTCGCAGTTTAGTAGTGGTTTTAGAAGGTGTAATCACTGCATGGTACGGAATGTAGTGTTTTGCTATACCTTCTTTTATGTCACTGGAAACCCTTTTAATGACCCCACGATCAAGTTGGTCCTGTATCACATCGGTATACATCTTGAGAAGGCATGGATCTTTCCTTATTCTTTGAACAGTGAACTTCAATCTACCAACTGCCAACTGGTAATTGTCAGGGATAGATTCTTTCCACGGCCATGTCACTAAGTATCTACCATCAGTAAACTCAGTTGTTTTGTTGAAGTTGTCTAATGCTCTATCATCATGTACTATTATGGGGGATTTCTTTATTCCAATCGACTCTAAATTCCAGAAGTGCTCTAACTTGGGCTGTGGCTCCAGAGAAAGGTCAATGTTGGTTAGCATGTGGGCATTCACCTCTATTCCCATAGGAACTGATCCAATGATACTAACGAGTAGACTTGGTTCACTGGTCTCTTCTGTGTTACTATGGACTTGGCCACTCAAAATCCAACCAAGTTTTGAGTAGAAAAGAAATAGACCCTCATCTAGGTCAATCTTTCTTGGTTATAGCAACTCAAAGTAATAGTCATTACCTATTAGCATTTCAATAGTTGATAATTCCAATTGACATGGCAGCGAGTCTGCTTATTTGTCCATAGAGAACTCTTTATTGAGAAACACTATGTCTTCTACTTTGAGTGGAATTCAATTTATTTTCCCTGTAATACTGGGGACTACTGTTACCTTTAACGGCATAATACTTCCATCTTTGAGGGTTAAGGTTAACTTGCTTGGCCTGCACTCAATCTTCTTCGGTTTGTTTGACCCAAAGGTGACAACTGACAGTTTCTCTGTCCGATCTAAGGGTAGCTTGAGCTCCTTTGCTAATTTTTCAGTTATGTATGATCGCTGGCTTTCTGAATCTAAGATAAGACAGACAGAAACAGCTAAGTCATCTTGCAGATTCCTTACTGTTGTCATTGCAATTTGCATCAAGACTTGATTGGCACAGGCTGTTGTAGTATCTTCTGTTTTATCCGCATTACTAATGCTCTGCACTTCATGAGTTTGTTGAAACAGACGACTACATAAACTACGATGATGATTCTTCCTGCTCCCACAGTATGCACACACTATCCTTTGTACAGTCTTTTAAGGTGTGCCCCCTTGTAAACAATTGGAACAAGATCCTTTCAACTTTTCCTTTCTTGCATCTAGAGTTGAGTAATTTGGACACTGATCAGACCAATGTGACTGAGTGTAGTAGACACATTTAGCTTGAAACTCTCTGCATGAGGACTCTCTGTGTGAGGAGGATCCTCTACTATTGCTTCCTACTATCAATCCTCTGGTTGTAGGTTTGAAGGAAGGAGAACGGTTCCGCTAGTTGGCAGAATTTGGATAGGTACCAGAAGTTGGTGTCGGATCATCTGAAGATTCATTTCCTGCCATCTCCATGGCAGAAATGTACTTGCCTAACATTTGGCGTAATTTTGGTACAGTCCATTCTTCATCTTCAGGTTTTTGCATATAGAGCTGACACCGAACATTTTGTGGCAGTTTCTCGAAAATTAAAACAATAAAATGGCAATGATTCACATTTTCACCAATTGTATCTAGGCTAGAGccgagcgatactgccattttattatcatgatcgatactaaagccactattcacgatactgaatagttcacgatacttacaaatatgtcaatcatagatggtgctacatagtgtattcctcagtattcctgcaggaagtctttaaaacatcaaactagccactatcatccttgtttacagtaacagttattgtaacacatgctttgaagttatgttatggtgttcacacctctctgcagggttaaccaggttatgacttacaaggattcttgagcctagtacagcataacaaatggattttgaatgacaataatgtataggtatggtatcacgatagttaataacaaaatatcgcgatatcagtactttcaaaatatcgcgatatagagtagtggtggtagttatgagacacttaacttcaaagcattgaagTTACCTAAAACTGTAACCCTGGTATTTCACACTAATACTATGGAAAAGTGTACCCATAAACTACATTAACctaaaaattcaaaaaatttcctgcttTGTGGTGGTCTGTATGATAATTTTTCTGGAACACTGTAGATGTATGTATTATGagacatatgggggtattatgagacgCTGTGCTTGAAAGTTGACTAGTTCATATTTAATTACGGTAGATTTCATATGTAAAGGGTAACAGGGACACTGTAGACAGTCGAAAAAGATTAGTTGACTTCATATGTCTACTTTAAATCTTTGTACTCTTAACTACATAGTGAGTGGTACAAAGAGAATCATCAACAGTATGCCAATATGATGTAGTAAATTTAAGGAGCTATATCATCCCATAATTAGCTTTGTGGTTGACTTCTAATCACTATCTGTGATGATCTGAATAGGTACTATTTCTTTACtcctaaatctgcaggatttaaccTGCTCAACTGGTTTTAAGCTATGCGACCCATATTACCCCCTGTCCCACAATACCAGCCTCTACTCTATCGCAAAAActgtagtatcgctcagccctatcCTAATCTAGGCTCCATAAATGTCGCTCTATGTTATCAAAGCAGGAACATAGCTTTGCAACTTGGTTAGTTGCTGGAGGGAGGTGGGATAAGCTCCAGTAATGAGCATCTATAATGTGTTGTTTGTTTCCAGTCTTTCTTAAGGATATTTATTGCTACAGCGTAGTTTTCATTAGACAACTGGTACCCAGATATCACTTCTAAAGCCTCACCCTTCAATTTGGACTTAAATAGTTGAACTTGTCAACAGGTGCATATCTTGCTTGGTGCACCAATGCATCAAAGGCATCCCAAAATTCCTGCCACTATAACACATCTCCACTATATTTTCTGATGTCAAGTCGTGGTGGCTTCATTGGTCCCACATTTGGTTGTGACCAAATACTCGCTACTTCTGTTGAATGACTGCTAGACTGTAAGTGTTGCACTTGCTCTTGAACTTGGGTTACTCTTTGTTCTAAACTCTGGTTAAAATTCCACGGTACCACAGATTCTGAGAGTCAGGTTACAAAATTGTCAGAGTCATCTGTCAGTGTAGCATCTCGTCTTGACCCGTGTTTTGACACCACTTTTCATAAcgacaatataattattaacaaAACTGTTACTATAGAATGATACACTACCTCTAAATAGCCTACAATCACTGATATTAAGTCACATGTGTTTCACTGTTCAACTGAGCACTTAATTAGAATCATCACACATGGTCCTCGCGGTTGAGATCACGACATGCACCCACACTGATTACTTATTTTTGCTTAGGTTCCCTGGCtcgt encodes the following:
- the LOC136259390 gene encoding uncharacterized protein; translation: MGIEVNAHMLTNIDLSLEPQPKLEHFWNLESIGIKKSPIIVHDDRALDNFNKTTEFTDGRYLVTWPWKESIPDNYQLAVGRLKFTVQRIRKDPCLLKMYTDVIQDQLDRGVIKRVSSDIKEGIAKHYIPYHAVITPSKTTTKLRVVYDASVKSRQTDKSINECLYRGPVILPNLFGLLIRFRLSSTAIVADVEKVFLNVGLQVPDRDVIRFIWLKDPNNPEVNSNLKWCAISGFLFRYVIDTILG